One genomic segment of Hordeum vulgare subsp. vulgare chromosome 2H, MorexV3_pseudomolecules_assembly, whole genome shotgun sequence includes these proteins:
- the LOC123424381 gene encoding cytochrome P450 99A2-like, with translation MVMATEPSASTLVLLLTLASLVVLASVLSRKRKNHRRPPGPWRLPLLGSLHHVLTSQPHVALRDLAKKHGPVMYLRFGQIDTVVISSPAAAQEVLRDKDLAFASRPNILVSEIFCYGGRDVVLAPYGPYWRTTRKLCTMELLSERKVRQFAPFRDSQTMSLIDNVRAAGRGGGPFNLGKLLISCTNTITGKATFGQVCDGELQEQFMTLIGQAMKNAGGYTVGDLFPSLWFVDTLTGLRGRLWRAHRQLDAILDKIIADECSKDEQGQHLLGVLLRIRDERNVEFPIDTTDIKAIILDMFTAGTDSTSAAAEWVMSELMRNPKVMAEAQAEVRRALDNKSPIDHEKHIDGLRYTKMVIKETMRLNPVVPLLVPRLCRETCDVGGFEVKEGTRVLVNTWAMGRSSEYWENAEEFMPERFEDGTATYKASRFEYLPFSAGRRKCPGDTFGLATLQLMVARLLYYFDWSLPAGTHELDMETKVGANARRKNQLHLVVTPYKGA, from the exons ATGGTGATGGCGACGGAGCCAAGCGCATCCACCCTCGTGTTGCTCCTCACTCTCGCCTCACTCGTCGTCCTTGCGTCCGTACTAAGCCGCAAACGGAAAAACCATAGGCGGCCTCCAGGCCCATGGCGCCTCCCCTTGCTCGGAAGCCTCCACCACGTCCTCACGTCGCAGCCGCATGTCGCCCTCCGGGACCTGGCCAAGAAGCACGGCCCGGTCATGTACCTCCGGTTCGGCCAGATCGACACCGTCGTCATCTCATCGCCGGCGGCGGCGCAGGAGGTGCTCCGGGACAAGGACCTTGCCTTCGCGTCACGGCCCAACATCCTGGTCTCAGAGATCTTCTGCTACGGAGGTCGCGACGTCGTCCTCGCGCCCTACGGCCCCTACTGGCGGACGACGCGCAAGCTCTGCACGATGGAGCTGCTGAGCGAACGGAAGGTGCGGCAGTTCGCGCCCTTCAGAGACAGCCAGACCATGTCCCTCATCGACAACGTCCGCGCCGCCGGTCGGGGCGGCGGGCCGTTTAACCTTGGCAAGCTGCTCATTTCCTGCACCAACACTATCACCGGCAAAGCGACGTTCGGCCAGGTGTGTGACGGCGAGCTGCAGGAGCAGTTTATGACCCTGATCGGCCAGGCGATGAAGAATGCCGGCGGATACACCGTCGGGGACCTGTTCCCATCGCTATGGTTTGTCGACACTCTCACCGGGCTGAGAGGCCGCCTGTGGCGTGCGCACCGGCAGCTGGACGCCATCTTGGACAAGATCATCGCTGATGAGTGCAGCAAGGATGAACAAGGCCAACACCTTCTTGGAGTTCTGCTTAGGATCAGGGATGAGCGGAACGTTGAATTCCCCATCGACACGACAGACATCAAAGCGATCATATTG GATATGTTCACGGCAGGGACGGACTCGACGTCGGCAGCGGCCGAATGGGTCATGTCCGAGCTCATGAGGAACCCCAAGGTGATGGCCGAGGCGCAGGCTGAAGTTCGGCGTGCCTTGGACAACAAGAGCCCAATAGACCATGAAAAACATATAGATGGGCTCCGCTACACCAAAATGGTGATCAAGGAGACCATGAGGTTAAACCCTGTGGTGCCGTTGCTTGTCCCTCGTCTCTGTCGGGAAACCTGCGATGTAGGCGGATTTGAGGTCAAGGAGGGCACCAGGGTCTTAGTCAATACGTGGGCGATGGGGAGGAGCTCCGAGTACTGGGAAAACGCAGAGGAGTTCATGCCGGAGAGGTTCGAGGATGGCACAGCCACGTACAAGGCCTCACGGTTCGAGTACTTGCCGTTCAGCGCTGGGAGGAGGAAGTGCCCCGGCGATACCTTTGGGCTGGCCACGCTTCAGCTCATGGTGGCACGACTCCTCTACTACTTTGATTGGAGCCTCCCTGCTGGAACACATGAGCTCGACATGGAAACAAAAGTGGGGGCAAATGCGAGGAGGAAGAACCAACTGCATCTAGTGGTGACCCCGTATAAGGGTGCTTGA
- the LOC123424884 gene encoding probable poly(ADP-ribose) glycohydrolase 2 — MCGPHRAHRRRHFPPHPSPHLLPCRSLPPLPSPSPPRIRCGSRPPRTLLRALPARAAEGYALFFDDLLSRAHAWDWFSDVLPRLMRVLLRLPALLEDHYAAARAATVLCLLGPQDAGFVLPGQELACALFYLFPTAGRGEVRLPAINFDALFSALTNNVRQSQ, encoded by the exons ATGTGCGGCCCGCATAGAGCCC ATCGCCGCCGCCACTTCCCTCCCCATCCCTCCCCGCATCTGCTGCCTTGCAGATCGCTGCCGCCACTTCCCTCCCCATCCCCTCCCCGCATCCGCTGTGGCTCCCGCCCTCCCCGCACCCTCCTTCGGGCCCTCCCTGCACGCGCCGCCGAGGGCTACGCGCTCTTCTTCGACGACCTCCTCTCGCGGGCCCATGCGTGGGACTGGTTCTCCGACGTGCTCCCCCGCCTCATGCgcgtcctcctccgcctccccgcGCTGCTTGAGGACCACTACGCCGCCGCCCGGGCCGCGACCGTGCTCTGCCTCCTGGGGCCTCAGGACGCGGGCTTCGTGCTCCCCGGCCAGGAGCTCGCCTGCGCGCTCTTCTACCTGTTCCCCACCGCCGGCCGCGGCGAGGTCCGACTCCCGGCCATCAATTTTGATGCCTTGTTCTC GGCACTCACTAACAATGTGAGGCAGAGCCAGTAG